A region from the Lycium barbarum isolate Lr01 chromosome 8, ASM1917538v2, whole genome shotgun sequence genome encodes:
- the LOC132606800 gene encoding uncharacterized protein LOC132606800, whose amino-acid sequence MFTMVNKSLCFCFLNRKSSKAKQEGSSSHSKSSHRSKGINNTTSANSYDSNHAGATTNPGGNDAGAAAVAVIATSHIADMDGSSHGGGGGGGGDSGGGGGE is encoded by the exons ATGTTTACAATGGTTAATAAAAGCTTGTGTTTTTGCTTCCTAAACCGTAAGAGCAGCAAAGCTAAGCAAGAAGGATCATCTTCACATTCAAAATCAAGTCACAGAAGTAAGGGTATCAACAACACCACGTCAGCCAACAGTTATGATAGTAACCACGCCGGAGCCACCACCAATCCAG GTGGCAACGATGCGGGAGCAGCAGCAGTAGCGGTCATTGCCACGTCACATATAGCTGACATGGATGGTAGTTCCCATGGCGGTGGTGGTGGCGGTGGAGGCGACAGTGGTGGCGGAGGAGGAGAATGA